In Alteromonas sp. V450, the following proteins share a genomic window:
- the uraD gene encoding 2-oxo-4-hydroxy-4-carboxy-5-ureidoimidazoline decarboxylase, with protein sequence MTLNELNTLSAEEATSWFEQCCAAKTWIYQMVEARPYSDIDALVSQAKNAWAKCSSDDYLEAFTAHPMIGDVDSLRKKFANTKAIAAGEQSGTASASEATLHQLKEANQAYLDKHGFIFIICATGLSAQTMLEALQARLPNTTQQEISNAAAQQIKITLLRINKALN encoded by the coding sequence GTGACACTTAATGAACTAAATACGCTAAGCGCTGAAGAAGCAACTTCCTGGTTTGAACAGTGCTGCGCGGCGAAAACCTGGATTTACCAAATGGTAGAAGCTCGCCCGTATAGCGATATTGATGCGCTTGTTAGCCAAGCTAAAAACGCATGGGCTAAATGTAGCAGTGATGACTACCTTGAAGCTTTCACGGCACACCCCATGATTGGCGACGTAGATTCTTTACGTAAGAAGTTTGCTAATACTAAAGCCATTGCAGCAGGGGAACAATCGGGTACGGCTAGCGCGTCTGAGGCTACCCTTCACCAGTTAAAAGAAGCCAATCAGGCTTATTTAGACAAGCACGGGTTTATTTTTATTATCTGCGCCACCGGGCTTTCTGCGCAAACCATGCTAGAAGCATTGCAAGCAAGGCTGCCGAATACGACGCAGCAAGAGATTTCAAATGCTGCCGCGCAGCAAATAAAGATAACCCTATTACGTATTAATAAAGCATTAAATTAG
- the uraH gene encoding hydroxyisourate hydrolase: MNTLSSHVLDTTLGKPAQGIALTLTLPDGNTLSGETDNDGRFKNWGIEDGFAAGVYTLRFHCKPYLVETHGSSFYPHIDITFELEENGGHYHVPLLISPFGFSSYRGS, translated from the coding sequence ATGAATACGCTCTCAAGCCACGTACTCGACACCACACTGGGTAAACCCGCACAAGGTATTGCGCTTACGCTAACGTTACCTGATGGAAATACTCTTTCTGGCGAAACCGACAATGACGGCCGTTTTAAAAACTGGGGTATTGAAGATGGTTTTGCTGCAGGCGTTTACACTTTGCGTTTTCACTGCAAACCCTACCTTGTAGAAACACATGGTAGTAGTTTCTATCCTCACATTGATATTACGTTTGAACTTGAAGAGAATGGCGGCCATTATCATGTGCCACTGCTTATTTCTCCATTTGGTTTCAGCAGCTACAGAGGCAGCTAA